In a single window of the Globicephala melas chromosome 10, mGloMel1.2, whole genome shotgun sequence genome:
- the GARIN6 gene encoding Golgi-associated RAB2 interactor protein 6, translated as MNSQYTLPYYKAEGSLAMSKFNTSMGKLQRHLYKGEYPIFHYAPVFESDFIQVSRKEEVIDVHNWARMVTVGIVRTSPRLTLPDVMLLARPAAICDDYNRYGPATQERGKKPTQILELTRLLPLKFVKISIHNSKKQQLHLKLTTGRSFYLQLCPPSDTRDLFIQWENLIYILRPPVEAYSSTQVIPYRDTLDITGFEEESKGPVVSTPQSLKDEAKVLREKS; from the coding sequence ATGAACAGCCAATATACATTACCATACTACAAAGCTGAAGGCAGCCTTGCAATGAGCAAGTTTAATACCTCCATGGGGAAACTGCAGCGACACCTGTACAAGGGGGAGTACCCTATATTCCACTATGCACCAGTGTTTGAGAGTGACTTTATACAGGTcagcagaaaagaagaagtgattGATGTGCACAACTGGGCCCGAATGGTGACTGTCGGCATCGTTCGTACCAGCCCCCGCCTCACACTACCTGATGTCATGCTGCTGGCCCGACCAGCTGCTATCTGTGATGACTATAACAGATATGGCCCTGCCACCCAGGAAAGAGGTAAAAAGCCTACACAGATCTTAGAGCTAACCAGGCTGCTTCCCTTGAAGTTTGTAAAGATATCCATCCATAACAGTAAAAAACAACAGCTCCACCTGAAGCTTACCACTGGCCGCTCTTTCTACCTTCAGCTGTGTCCCCCTTCAGATACAAGAGATCTTTTCATTCAGTGGGAAAACCTCATTTACATCCTGAGACCACCAGTGGAGGCTTACAGCAGCACCCAGGTCATTCCATATAGGGACACTCTGGACATAACTGGGTTTGAGGAAGAGAGTAAGGGCCCAGTGGTAAGCACTCCGCAATCTCTAAAAGACGAGGCCAAGGTGCTTAGGGAGAAGAGCTAA